The following coding sequences are from one Anguilla anguilla isolate fAngAng1 chromosome 12, fAngAng1.pri, whole genome shotgun sequence window:
- the trappc6bl gene encoding trafficking protein particle complex 6b-like, whose translation MADDALFEFLHMEMVAHIYKEQASRAETEQERTTSVSILEGMGFRVGQGLIERITKDTPGFKDDLDVMKFICKDFWISMFRKQIDNLRTNHQGTYVLQDNKFALLTQLSNGKQYMEEAPKYLAFSCGLVRGALCNLGMDSVVTAEVSTMPSCKFQVVIQKT comes from the exons ATGGCCGACGACGCACTGTTTGAGTTTCTACACATGGAAATGGTGGCACACATTTACAAGGAGCAGGCTTCTCGTGCTGAGACGGAACAG GAGAGAACTACTAGTGTGTCCATATTAGAAGGCATGGGGTTCAGAGTTGGACAAGGACTAATTGAAAG GATTACGAAGGACACGCCCGGTTTCAAAGACGACCTGGACGTCATGAAGTTCATCTGTAAAGATTTTTGGATAAGCATGTTCCGGAAGCAAATTGACAATCTGAGGACAAACCATCAG GGCACTTACGTGCTACAGGACAACAAGTTTGCTCTTCTCACCCAGCTGTCCAATGGGAAGCAGTACATGGAGGAAGCACCCAAA TACCTGGCGTTCTCCTGTGGGTTAGTGCGGGGCGCCCTCTGCAACCTCGGCATGGACAGCGTGGTGACGGCAGAGGTCTCCACCATGCCTTCCT gtAAATTTCAGGTTGTGATTCAGAAAACGTAA
- the bloc1s3 gene encoding biogenesis of lysosome-related organelles complex 1 subunit 3 — MASNKYQIVVQGEASETDSDEEVYLTSLPSAHTVAAGAKVPGEASESDSEGEAEKVRKLVAAGNAEYSQVLRKDLPPLIVIRNAPDFVSVVDEKPVPRAEQSGRYNTLLQQKLMENNARLCSDVTQMFRQVYSNATKDIRIATTHLNNSQNGIINASHSIRLILEDLKSVSEKIDIITSCNLLPDITIDTP, encoded by the coding sequence ATGGCGAGTAACAAATACCAGATAGTGGTCCAAGGTGAGGCATCTGAGACGGATTCGGATGAAGAGGTTTATTTAACTTCCCTCCCTTCGGCACACACCGTAGCAGCCGGGGCAAAAGTTCCCGGAGAAGCATCAGAGTCGGATAGCGAAGGGGAGGCAGAGAAAGTGCGGAAGCTGGTTGCTGCAGGGAATGCGGAATACTCGCAAGTACTGCGCAAGGACTTACCGCCGCTCATTGTGATCAGAAACGCCCCAGACTTTGTATCCGTCGTGGACGAGAAACCCGTTCCGAGGGCTGAGCAAAGCGGTCGCTATAACACACTACTTCAGCAGAAACTGATGGAGAACAACGCGCGACTGTGCAGTGACGTGACACAGATGTTCAGACAAGTGTACAGCAACGCAACGAAAGATATACGGATAGCCACAACTCACCTCAACAATTCCCAGAATGGCATCATCAACGCTTCTCACAGCATCCGTCTTATTCTAGAAGACCTCAAATCTGTTTCTGAGAAAATCGATATAATTACTAGTTGTAACCTACTCCCCGATATCACCATAGACACTCCGTAA
- the si:ch211-116o3.5 gene encoding proline-rich protein 36 has translation MDLSERRPNKWWTETDTFAMLALIEELDLVHELDKKRQRNDSHFRRLRHGLAKRDIHFTVNQIRNRWKSLKHKYRKIKTAGYRSPAARLSAIEAFRYFRKLDRMLAARRPRAAGPGEATGGSHNLVVLSTSDLEDHTDSDVPQSCMSTCWQDALPGPDGDSEESKGPPEEPGDFRTPRWDVGTEEVVTLGLSGEYLYPVKAEPHLLSSLRSLEGAREPPGCSPRDSPGVCDDISSLILQQLTILNHQLGEQLAEQRAFHCSMLGLMDRQIEVLQQLSNSTRTPPAKEAAGVERDAPVSQQVHEALVRVLRGVEQAQAQGLAACPSKAPPSEPLAPPSWTVSLLEVHRGSPPPAAGSEAPPPATDPAPAPPPAAPGRGPARPPRRPPPRTASPLAGGRPAKWPFNPVPAQQASGNVP, from the exons ATGGACCTGAGCGAGAGACGGCCCAACAAGTGGTGGACGGAGACGGACACCTTCGCCATGCTGGCGCTCAtcgaggagctggacctggtgCACGAGCTGGACAAGAAGCGGCAGCGCAACGACTCGCACTTCCGCCGGCTCCGCCACGGCCTGGCCAAGCGCGACATCCACTTCACCGTCAACCAGATCCGCAACCGCTGGAAGAGCCTCAAGCACAAGTATCGCAAGATCAAGACGGCGGGCTACCGGAGCCCCGCCGCCCGCCTGTCCGCCATCGAGGCCTTCCGCTACTTCCGCAAGCTGGACCGCATGCTGGCGGCAAGGAGGCCGCGGGCCGCGGGCCCGGGCGAGGCCACCGGGGGGAGCCACAACCTGGTGGTGCTCTCCACCTCCGACCTGGAGGACCACACCGACA gTGATGTTCCTCAGTCTTGTATGTCCACGTGTTGGCAGGACGCCCTCCCGGGACCAGATGGGGACAGCGAGGAAAGCAAGGGCCCCCCGGAGGAGCCGGGGGACTTCAGGACGCCCCGCTGGGACGTTGGGACCGAGGAGGTGGTGACTTTGGGGCTGTCGGGGGAGTACCTCTACCCGGTGAAGGCGGAGCCGCACCTGCTGTCTTCCTTGCGCAGCCTAGAGGGCGCCAGAGAGCCACCCGGCTGTAGCCCGAGGGACTCGCCAG GCGTGTGTGATGACATCAGCAGCCTGatcctgcagcagctgaccaTCCTGAACCATCAGCTGGGGGAGCAGCTGGCGGAGCAGCGGGCCTTCCACTGCAGCATGCTGGGGCTGATGGACCGCCAAATCGAGGTCCTCCAGCAGCTCTCCAACTCCACCCGCACGCCCCCCGCCAAGGAGGCGGCCGGCGTGGAGCGGGACGCCCCCGTCAGCCAGCAGGTGCACGAGGCCCTGGTTCGGGTCCTCCGGGGCGTGGAGCAGGCCCAGGCTCAGGGCCTGGCGGCGTGCCCGTCCAAAGCCCCGCCCTCCgagcccctggccccgccctcctggaCCGTCTCCCTGCTGGAGGTCCACCGGGGGTCCCCGCCTCCCGCGGCCGGCAGCGaggccccaccccccgccaccgaccccgcccccgccccccccccagcggccCCCGGACGAGGGCCGGCCCGACCCCCCCggcgcccccctccccgaacAGCTTCCCCCCTCGCGGGGGGGCGTCCTGCTAAATGGCCTTTCAATCCGGTGCCAGCACAA CAAGCTTCTGGAAACgttccttag